In Nostoc sp. GT001, a genomic segment contains:
- a CDS encoding nitrate ABC transporter ATP-binding protein (This model describes the ATP binding subunits of ATP-binding cassette (ABC) transporters for nitrate transport, or for bicarbonate transport, in bacteria and archaea.): MFVAVDQIDKVFELTGGGKYIALKGIDLQIKKGEFVSLIGHSGCGKSTLLNMIAGLDLPTEGIVTLEGQRITKPGPDRMVVFQNYSLLPWRTVRENIALAVDSVMKGSSAADRNAIIEKHINMVGLRPHADKQPGMLSGGQKQRVAIARALAIRPKLLLLDEPFGALDALTRGNLQEQLMQICEENEVTAVMVTHDVDEAVLLSDRIVMLTNGPESKIGDILEVDIPRPRKRMEVVEHPSYYSLRSEMIYFLNQQKRIKKIRARKTADIARHGLEKVNLEIGFLPLTACAPLAVAKEKGFFLKHGLDEVNLVRESSWRGIEDGISGGYLDAAQMPSGMPMWLTLGGHNNQPLPVVTALTMTRNGNAITLAKDFLDQGVQTLSDFKRYLLRTREQRHTMGVVHAASMHNLLLRYWLAAGGIDPDSDVDMKTIPPAQMVADLKAGSIDGYCVGEPWNYRAAVENVGFTIATDLEVWLGHPGKVLGVREDWAENYPNTHIALTKALLEACVYCANPENTQEIRQILAGRDYVSTDLEYIQLEDPDSLTCDLNHPLRDYAHLQFYSDSAINRPSRTEQIWIMSQLARWGDTPFPRNWVEVVERVCRVRVFSTAARELGLDISYIRQPIQLFDGTPFNADDPIAYLNSLKIKRDFSVAEVVLDAPRRRLAS; encoded by the coding sequence ATGTTTGTAGCTGTTGACCAAATTGATAAAGTTTTTGAATTAACTGGTGGTGGCAAATATATCGCCCTGAAAGGAATCGATCTCCAAATTAAAAAAGGAGAATTTGTCTCTCTTATTGGTCACTCCGGTTGCGGTAAATCCACTCTATTAAATATGATTGCGGGTTTGGATTTGCCTACAGAAGGTATTGTCACTCTCGAAGGACAAAGAATCACCAAACCTGGCCCAGACAGAATGGTGGTTTTCCAAAATTATTCGCTATTACCTTGGCGGACGGTAAGAGAAAATATTGCCCTCGCCGTGGACTCAGTAATGAAAGGTTCATCCGCAGCCGATCGCAACGCTATTATCGAAAAACATATTAATATGGTGGGTTTGCGTCCCCATGCTGACAAACAACCGGGAATGTTATCAGGTGGACAAAAGCAGCGAGTTGCGATCGCCCGCGCCTTAGCGATTCGTCCCAAATTACTCTTGCTAGATGAACCCTTTGGTGCATTGGATGCACTCACACGCGGCAATTTGCAAGAACAACTGATGCAAATTTGCGAAGAAAATGAAGTAACTGCGGTGATGGTGACACATGATGTCGATGAAGCTGTGCTGTTATCTGACAGAATCGTGATGCTGACCAACGGCCCCGAATCTAAAATCGGCGACATTCTCGAAGTGGATATTCCCAGACCCCGTAAGCGGATGGAAGTAGTAGAACATCCCAGCTATTACAGCTTGCGAAGTGAGATGATTTACTTCCTCAATCAGCAAAAACGAATTAAGAAAATTCGGGCGCGCAAAACTGCTGACATTGCCCGTCATGGATTAGAAAAAGTTAACCTAGAAATTGGATTTTTACCTCTGACAGCTTGTGCCCCCTTAGCAGTTGCTAAAGAAAAAGGTTTCTTTCTCAAGCATGGTTTAGATGAAGTTAACCTCGTGCGGGAAAGTAGCTGGCGGGGTATAGAAGATGGCATAAGTGGTGGTTATTTAGATGCGGCTCAAATGCCTTCAGGGATGCCGATGTGGCTAACTTTGGGAGGACATAATAACCAACCTTTGCCCGTTGTCACTGCCCTCACCATGACTCGCAACGGTAACGCCATCACCTTGGCAAAAGACTTTCTCGACCAAGGTGTACAAACCTTATCAGATTTTAAAAGATACCTGCTTCGCACCCGCGAACAACGGCACACAATGGGAGTAGTACATGCTGCATCAATGCACAACTTGCTACTGCGTTACTGGCTAGCGGCTGGTGGAATTGACCCCGATAGCGATGTGGATATGAAGACCATTCCCCCAGCGCAGATGGTAGCCGACCTCAAAGCTGGAAGCATTGATGGTTACTGCGTGGGTGAACCTTGGAACTATCGCGCTGCTGTGGAAAATGTCGGCTTTACCATCGCTACCGATTTAGAAGTTTGGCTGGGACACCCTGGTAAAGTTCTTGGTGTGCGGGAAGATTGGGCAGAAAATTATCCAAATACGCATATTGCCTTAACCAAAGCTTTGTTAGAAGCTTGCGTGTATTGTGCAAATCCCGAAAATACCCAAGAAATTCGGCAAATTTTAGCAGGGCGAGATTATGTCAGCACTGATTTAGAATACATTCAACTCGAAGATCCAGATAGTCTCACCTGTGACTTAAACCATCCGTTGCGAGACTATGCCCATCTCCAGTTTTATTCCGATTCTGCCATTAACCGCCCCAGTCGCACCGAACAAATTTGGATTATGAGTCAATTGGCGCGTTGGGGTGACACTCCTTTCCCCAGAAATTGGGTAGAAGTTGTGGAACGGGTGTGTCGCGTGCGTGTTTTCAGCACCGCCGCACGAGAATTAGGTTTGGATATTAGCTATATTCGCCAACCGATCCAACTGTTCGATGGTACTCCCTTTAACGCCGACGATCCGATCGCTTATCTCAACAGCTTGAAAATTAAACGTGATTTTTCAGTCGCGGAAGTTGTTCTTGATGCACCGAGAAGGAGACTTGCTTCATAA
- the ntrB gene encoding nitrate ABC transporter permease, with translation MTLAQKRPASPRLSNSFISSLKKQFPDLIPPTIAISIFLVLWQLFAWIPGATLPGPIQVIQDTWVLIFWPFYDRGGIDKGLFWQILASLQRVAISYTLAAIVGIGLGILIGVNKTMSKALDPIFQLLRTVPPLAWVPISLAALRQNEPAALFVIFITAIWPILINTAVGVTQIPQDYNNVAKVLQLSRKEYFTNILIPAALPYIFTGLRIAIGLAWLAIIAAEIVMSGIVGIGFFIWDAYQNNNVSEVILALVYIGVVGLLLDKAMGWLQNKILPTEQK, from the coding sequence ATGACACTCGCCCAAAAACGCCCTGCAAGTCCTAGATTGAGTAATAGCTTTATATCCAGTCTGAAAAAGCAATTTCCTGACCTGATACCACCAACGATCGCCATCTCAATTTTCCTCGTTCTCTGGCAACTCTTCGCTTGGATTCCAGGAGCCACATTACCAGGGCCGATACAGGTTATCCAAGACACTTGGGTTCTGATTTTCTGGCCATTTTATGACCGAGGTGGCATTGACAAAGGCCTATTTTGGCAAATTCTCGCCAGTCTACAACGGGTTGCTATCAGTTATACCCTAGCTGCGATCGTTGGTATTGGTTTGGGCATTTTGATTGGGGTGAATAAAACCATGTCCAAAGCTTTAGACCCCATCTTTCAACTACTGCGGACAGTACCACCTCTAGCTTGGGTTCCAATTTCTTTAGCAGCCTTACGACAAAACGAACCCGCCGCCTTATTCGTCATTTTCATCACCGCCATTTGGCCCATCTTAATTAACACTGCTGTCGGCGTTACCCAAATTCCCCAAGATTACAACAACGTCGCCAAAGTTCTGCAACTTAGCCGCAAAGAATATTTCACTAATATTTTGATTCCGGCGGCATTACCCTACATCTTTACCGGCTTGAGAATTGCGATCGGTTTAGCTTGGTTAGCGATTATCGCCGCCGAAATTGTCATGTCCGGTATTGTCGGAATCGGCTTCTTTATTTGGGACGCTTATCAAAATAACAACGTCAGCGAAGTAATTTTAGCTCTAGTTTATATCGGCGTTGTTGGGTTGCTTCTAGATAAGGCGATGGGCTGGCTTCAAAACAAGATTTTACCAACAGAACAGAAATAG